In Phragmites australis chromosome 18, lpPhrAust1.1, whole genome shotgun sequence, the genomic window tgAACACCTAAGATCAACCATACATTTTCAAAAGATATGCAGTGACGCCTAAGATCAGCTCCTCAACCGTCGAACACCTCGTAAGCCGTGGTCCCGGTCCACAAGGCATCCACCCATATAAACCCACGCCTCCAGTGACGCTCGCGCACTTCCCTCCACTCCACGGTTGCCGGGCCCGCCCCGTCCCGCCACCGCGCCCTCTTCCGCTCCCGCAACGGGTGGCCTCCGTTCCGACCcggaacccccccccccccccattctcctccccctcccgcGCTCGCGCTCCTGCTTCCTTCGCCACCTCCGCCTCACTCCCCCAGCCGAATTCGAGCCCCTAATCTCCCCACCGGGCACGCGCGCGCGCATGGAGCCGGACGACGAGGCGGTGCAGCGGGAGGGCGCCGTCTCGTACGGCCAGCCGGTGCCGCGGGACGCGAATCACGCGCCCGCGTACACCCGCCACGCCGCGTTGCGTGTGCACGGCTTCGGTGACGACCTCACGGCCTACGCCTCGGCGCAGCGCCACGACCCCGCGCGCTGCGCGTCGTTTCCTCAGCACCAAAGTCACCGCTACGGCGAGCCTACGCACGTCCCCGCGGCCTCCTTCGTAGCATGggttggcgacggcggcggctcggcttCGGCGACACTGGAGCGGGCCATGTCTGAGTACGGcagcggcgcgggcggggcgCTGCCAGAGTTCGTCGGGGCTGGCGGGGGCGATGGCATCTTCCGCATGCCGCTCCGCGCGGCCATGCACCCgggccgcccgccgccgctcgAGGTGCGGCCCCACCCGCTGCGGGAGACGCAGGTGGGCTCCTTCCTGCGGACGCTCGCGTGCGACCCGCGGCGCCGCCAGCTGTGGGCGGGCGCCGAGTCCGGGGTCCGGGTGTGGAGGCTCGACGAGGTGTTCGACGGGTGGGGCGCCGGGGCGCGACGCGGCGACGAGGGGAGCGCGCCGTTCAGGGAGTCTGTGCCGGTCCCGCCCGTGCTCTGCGTCGCGGTGGACGGCGCGAGCGGGTTGGTGTGGACGGGGCACAAGGACGGCAGGATTAGGGCGTGGCGCATGGACCACGCCACGGCCGCAGGGGATGGCGGCGGCAATGCGCCCATGTTGAAGGAGGCGCTCGCGTGGCAGGCGCACAGCCGCACGCCGGTGCTCGCCATCGTCGTCACGTCGTACGGTGAGAAGCTTGCTTCCTTGATCATCTCGTTTAATTTTGTGCTCCATTTACTGCTTTGAGCAATTAGCCAATGCTACTTTTTGGTGCGGAAAGGTGTGACAGGTAATTGGAAATGTTTAATTTTAGCTGATTGATAGCTTAGCAATAACTTTTGGAACTTCTAGACAATAGTTATTGACTCATCACAAGTGAGAATTTTAAAGCCTAAATTGGAATCTTTTGCTGCCATCCGTTAAATCTTAGCTATATTTATTGATTACTTTATGCCCAAGTTTTGTTGTTTTGTATGAGGTGGGACATCTACATATGGAATAGTACAGTTTAGGAAGTTATTCTGGAATGGTGTCATTCCCTTGTCTTTTGTAGGTGATTATGCATGGATTTGGCGCATTTGACACCTCTTTAAGCTGGAGAAGTTTCGGTGGGTAGAATTAGCCTTTAATAtatcttttcacaaagaaaagAATTGGCCTGTGAAAATGTTTAACTCATATCCTAGAGAACCAATTCAAATAATCCAAATCAGTCCTTGTTAAATATTAAGATGTTTGATTCATATGAATTTTGACCAACTACTATGTACTCTGGAGCCTACTTGTAAAGAAGCTTTTCATTTTGTCTTTAAAAACTACAGGTGCTCCTTAGCAGAAAATAATAATCTTAGCTTTATTTGGTTGTTTTCGTTTTGCATTCTGTCAATGGATGATTTATTATTTCTTTGTTGTTGGACATTGATTCATCTCGGTTGTTCCATATAAGGGTTAATCTAGATGTGGTAAAAGGGGCAGAAAGTTATCCAAACCAATTGTTTCATTTTAATCTCTTGGAAACAGGTGAAATATGGTCAGGATCCGAAGGGGGTATCATAAAGGCATGGCCGTGGGATGCCATTGCTAAGTCCTTATCACTGAcacaagaagaaaaacataTTGCTGCTTTACTGGTTGAAAGAGCTTATGTTGACCTTAGGAACCATGCTACAGTTGGTAACATGTGCTCTTTGCCCAGTGCTGATGTGAAACACATGCTCGCGGACCACTGCCGAGCGAAAGTTTGGAGTCTAACTAGCATGACATTTGCTCTTTGGTATGCTTTGATAAATTTCTTCAGTTCCCTTTGAGTTCGTCACCCCATAGTTGATTGGAAGTAGTTATGTTGATATGCTTTCTACAGGGATGCTAGGACAAGGGATCTGTTAAAAGTGTTTGGTATGGATAGCCAAGTTGAGTCAGCTCGGCTAGAGACACCAGTGATGCCAGAACAAttcatagaggaagagatcAAAGTAAAACCAACAAAGAAGGACAAACCACAAGGTTCTTTCACGTTTTTCCAGAAATCTAGGAATGCCTTGATGGGGGCAGCTGATGCAGTGCGGAGAGTTGCGACAAAAGGGACATTAGTCGAGGATAACCGTCGAACAGAAGCAGTGGCTCAAGCAATGGATGGGACAATTTGGTCAGGTTGCACTAATGGCTCGATTATTATGTGGGATGGAAATGGGAAAAAACTACAAGAATTCCAGCATCATATCTCTTCTGTTCAATGCATAGAGACATTTGGAGAAAGGGTGTGGGTGGGCTATGCCAGTGGCACTATTCAAGTCATGGATGTTGAAGGTAACCTTCTGGCAGGATGGACTGGACATAGCTGTCCAGTCATAAAGATGGCAATAGGCGGTTCTTACATCTTTACTCTGGCACATCATGGTGGTATTCGAGGATGGCCTCTAACTTCCCCGAGCCCCCTTGATGATATTCTACGAACTGAATTAGCTAACAGGGAGCTGTCATATACAAGGCTAGAGAACATTCAAATTATGGTCGGAACATGGAATGTTGCGCAGGAGAAAGCTTCTTTTGACTCGCTATGGTGTTGGTTGGGTAGTGCATCATCTGATGTCGGGTTAGTGGTTGTGGGCTTGCAAGAGGTCGAAATGGGTGCTGGAGCCCTTGCCATTGCTGCTGCCAAAGAAAGTGTAGATACTTTACCTCACCTTAGtcatgtcattttctttttatgtttttcaattcaatcaagcGGGGAAAGTTATTGCTCTGGTGGGGAAATAGGTTACAAgtgaaaacagaaaaaaatatttttgcattGCTAATTTTAAAGTTGAGGTATGTAATTAAGGCAGACAATTTTCATAGTGTCTGATGATATGCCTATTATCTGGTATCTGTTCCATCCGCTTCACATTCTAAGACAGGATTGCCTCCTGTCTTGTTTCAAAATATATAGCCTCTAGAAAAGGTTGAGCATTTGgtgaatattttgcacataCTACCCTTGGAACAATAGATACCACCGAGTAATTAATTGAATGCACTGTTTATTTTGTTTGAACCATATTATGTAATGGAATGAGTATATTTACTCACCATGATCATGGTACTCCTGCATCATCCAATCATTTAGCTGTGGTTAATTACACCACAACGAAACGTAAATGAGGTTCCATTTTGGGCATTACTCATTACTATATGTCGATCTTTTCCTCCTGCTCCTTTCAGTCCTATTCGAACATCACCAGCTATTACTGTCTATACTGTTATGTGCTCTTGTTCGGTTTAAGTTCTCTAAGGTGAATATTCTATTCAAGTTGTCTTGCTTATGCCCTTAG contains:
- the LOC133898796 gene encoding type II inositol polyphosphate 5-phosphatase 15-like isoform X2 produces the protein MEPDDEAVQREGAVSYGQPVPRDANHAPAYTRHAALRVHGFGDDLTAYASAQRHDPARCASFPQHQSHRYGEPTHVPAASFVAWVGDGGGSASATLERAMSEYGSGAGGALPEFVGAGGGDGIFRMPLRAAMHPGRPPPLEVRPHPLRETQVGSFLRTLACDPRRRQLWAGAESGVRVWRLDEVFDGWGAGARRGDEGSAPFRESVPVPPVLCVAVDGASGLVWTGHKDGRIRAWRMDHATAAGDGGGNAPMLKEALAWQAHSRTPVLAIVVTSYGEIWSGSEGGIIKAWPWDAIAKSLSLTQEEKHIAALLVERAYVDLRNHATVGNMCSLPSADVKHMLADHCRAKVWSLTSMTFALWDARTRDLLKVFGMDSQVESARLETPVMPEQFIEEEIKVKPTKKDKPQGSFTFFQKSRNALMGAADAVRRVATKGTLVEDNRRTEAVAQAMDGTIWSGCTNGSIIMWDGNGKKLQEFQHHISSVQCIETFGERVWVGYASGTIQVMDVEGNLLAGWTGHSCPVIKMAIGGSYIFTLAHHGGIRGWPLTSPSPLDDILRTELANRELSYTRLENIQIMVGTWNVAQEKASFDSLWCWLGSASSDVGLVVVGLQEVEMGAGALAIAAAKESVGLEGSTNGQWWIDNIGKTLDEGISFHRVGSRQLAGLLIAAWARNDLKPHVGDVDAAAVPCGFGRAIGNKGGVGLRIRVHDRRICFVNNHFAAHLENVSRRNADFDHIYRTMTFNKPHGSTASARSVQLHKAPSENQTDEDRPELAEADMVVFLGDFNYRLNGITYDEARDMVSQRSFDWLRERDQLRVEMKAGNVFQGMREGAIRFPPTYKFQRHQPGLSGYDSGEKKRIPAWCDRILYRDSRSVSIAGCSLESPVVAAITSYEACMDVTDSDHKPVRCTFSVDIARVDEMTRRQEYGKIIESDKKVCCFLQESHFVPDTIISTNNIILENSEDVVLRITNNCETSKAAFEILCEGQSTRKQDGTKSEILPRASCGFALWLEVQPSLGLIEPGETMEVTVHHEDFFTQEEFVDGVMQNWWCEATTDMEAVLLVNVTGSTSTEIITHRINVRHCCPAPSAPLPLNPPSITDAHIDAVSGEASGRRCSKNSQSNHLQRSDFTHFGSSEVHDLCGTRNMEK
- the LOC133898796 gene encoding type II inositol polyphosphate 5-phosphatase 15-like isoform X3, whose protein sequence is MEPDDEAVQREGAVSYGQPVPRDANHAPAYTRHAALRVHGFGDDLTAYASAQRHDPARCASFPQHQSHRYGEPTHVPAASFVAWVGDGGGSASATLERAMSEYGSGAGGALPEFVGAGGGDGIFRMPLRAAMHPGRPPPLEVRPHPLRETQVGSFLRTLACDPRRRQLWAGAESGVRVWRLDEVFDGWGAGARRGDEGSAPFRESVPVPPVLCVAVDGASGLVWTGHKDGRIRAWRMDHATAAGDGGGNAPMLKEALAWQAHSRTPVLAIVVTSYGEIWSGSEGGIIKAWPWDAIAKSLSLTQEEKHIAALLVERAYVDLRNHATVGNMCSLPSADVKHMLADHCRAKVWSLTSMTFALWDARTRDLLKVFGMDSQVESARLETPVMPEQFIEEEIKVKPTKKDKPQGSFTFFQKSRNALMGAADAVRRVATKGTLVEDNRRTEAVAQAMDGTIWSGCTNGSIIMWDGNGKKLQEFQHHISSVQCIETFGERVWVGYASGTIQVMDVEGNLLAGWTGHSCPVIKMAIGGSYIFTLAHHGGIRGWPLTSPSPLDDILRTELANRELSYTRLENIQIMVGTWNVAQEKASFDSLWCWLGSASSDVGLVVVGLQEVEMGAGALAIAAAKESVGLEGSTNGQWWIDNIGKTLDEGISFHRVGSRQLAGLLIAAWARNDLKPHVGDVDAAAVPCGFGRAIGNKGGVGLRIRVHDRRICFVNNHFAAHLENVSRRNADFDHIYRTMTFNKPHGSTASARSVQLHKAVSPSENQTDEDRPELAEADMVVFLGDFNYRLNGITYDEARDMVSQRSFDWLRERDQLRVEMKAGNVFQGMREGAIRFPPTYKFQRHQPGLSGYDSGEKKRIPAWCDRILYRDSRSVSIAGCSLESPVVAAITSYEACMDVTDSDHKPVRCTFSVDIARVDEMTRRQEYGKIIESDKKVCCFLQESHFVPDTIISTNNIILENSEDVVLRITNNCETSKAAFEILCEGQSTRKQDGTKSEILPRASCGFALWLEVQPSLGLIEPGETMEVTVHHEDFFTQEEFVDGVMQNWWCEATTDMEAVLLVNVTGSTSTEIITHRINVRHCCPAPSAPLPLNPPSITDAHIDAVSAQRCTTCAVRETWKNESIFFCLVL
- the LOC133898796 gene encoding type II inositol polyphosphate 5-phosphatase 15-like isoform X1, whose amino-acid sequence is MEPDDEAVQREGAVSYGQPVPRDANHAPAYTRHAALRVHGFGDDLTAYASAQRHDPARCASFPQHQSHRYGEPTHVPAASFVAWVGDGGGSASATLERAMSEYGSGAGGALPEFVGAGGGDGIFRMPLRAAMHPGRPPPLEVRPHPLRETQVGSFLRTLACDPRRRQLWAGAESGVRVWRLDEVFDGWGAGARRGDEGSAPFRESVPVPPVLCVAVDGASGLVWTGHKDGRIRAWRMDHATAAGDGGGNAPMLKEALAWQAHSRTPVLAIVVTSYGEIWSGSEGGIIKAWPWDAIAKSLSLTQEEKHIAALLVERAYVDLRNHATVGNMCSLPSADVKHMLADHCRAKVWSLTSMTFALWDARTRDLLKVFGMDSQVESARLETPVMPEQFIEEEIKVKPTKKDKPQGSFTFFQKSRNALMGAADAVRRVATKGTLVEDNRRTEAVAQAMDGTIWSGCTNGSIIMWDGNGKKLQEFQHHISSVQCIETFGERVWVGYASGTIQVMDVEGNLLAGWTGHSCPVIKMAIGGSYIFTLAHHGGIRGWPLTSPSPLDDILRTELANRELSYTRLENIQIMVGTWNVAQEKASFDSLWCWLGSASSDVGLVVVGLQEVEMGAGALAIAAAKESVGLEGSTNGQWWIDNIGKTLDEGISFHRVGSRQLAGLLIAAWARNDLKPHVGDVDAAAVPCGFGRAIGNKGGVGLRIRVHDRRICFVNNHFAAHLENVSRRNADFDHIYRTMTFNKPHGSTASARSVQLHKAVSPSENQTDEDRPELAEADMVVFLGDFNYRLNGITYDEARDMVSQRSFDWLRERDQLRVEMKAGNVFQGMREGAIRFPPTYKFQRHQPGLSGYDSGEKKRIPAWCDRILYRDSRSVSIAGCSLESPVVAAITSYEACMDVTDSDHKPVRCTFSVDIARVDEMTRRQEYGKIIESDKKVCCFLQESHFVPDTIISTNNIILENSEDVVLRITNNCETSKAAFEILCEGQSTRKQDGTKSEILPRASCGFALWLEVQPSLGLIEPGETMEVTVHHEDFFTQEEFVDGVMQNWWCEATTDMEAVLLVNVTGSTSTEIITHRINVRHCCPAPSAPLPLNPPSITDAHIDAVSGEASGRRCSKNSQSNHLQRSDFTHFGSSEVHDLCGTRNMEK